One region of Salvia miltiorrhiza cultivar Shanhuang (shh) chromosome 3, IMPLAD_Smil_shh, whole genome shotgun sequence genomic DNA includes:
- the LOC131015137 gene encoding protein POLAR LOCALIZATION DURING ASYMMETRIC DIVISION AND REDISTRIBUTION-like produces MKCEGHDRDVADYRRPRRRREICRSFTCISPSFIFWRWFNGGKSRVPRTKFAERNWGKGEIDADLDVQREIGVVSPSTEDFSEIGKEATFNLGVGYGLIYLVRIELRKMAELRERIESLLQHFQTEIENQGDDHLHMRSASSICSSLTNNHVQEILYAEEHNSVQCSSPNDVNQPEIGFRCDQFRRQGSSSRMDQLEAELEAELGRLHLPEKGEFSYPELNEEQNGAELSLNMCREEHEFSRDEFHGVSPRDLERKLYQVLEVRQQEKINELESALDYAVQQLEEKETEVLMWRDAARLVAQHLPAFAAMSAQV; encoded by the exons ATGAAGTGCGAAGGCCACGACCGCGATGTTGCGGATTACCGGAGGCCGCGGCGGAGGAGAGAAATCTGCCGGAGTTTCACTTGTATTTCGCCATCGTTTATCTTCTGGCGTTGGTTCAATGGCGGGAAATCTAGGGTTCCGAGAACGAAATTCGCGGAGAGAAATTGGGGAAAGGGGGAAATCGACGCGGATCTAGATGTACAGAGAGAAATTGGAGTAGTATCTCCTTCCACGGAAGATTTTTCAG AGATTGGGAAAGAGGCTACGTTCAACCTTGGGGTTGGGTATGGTCTGATCTATCTTGTTAGAATTGAGCTCAGGAAGATGGCTGAGCTGCGGGAGAGAATCGAATCGCTGCTGCAACACTTCCAAACAGAAATTGAAAATCAAGGCGACGATCATCTTCATATGCGCTCTGCATCCAGCATTTGTTCTTCTCTTACTAACAACCATGTCCAGGAAATCCTGTATGCCGAGGAGCACAATTCGGTTCAATGTTCATCTCCAAATGATGTTAATCAGCCTGAAATTGGTTTTCGTTGCGATCAATTTAGGAGGCAGGGTAGTAGTTCGAGAATGGATCAACTCGAGGCAGAACTGGAAGCTGAACTCGGTCGCTTACATCTCCCGGAAAAAGGAGAATTTTCATATCCAGAG TTAAATGAGGAGCAAAATGGTGCTGAATTGAGCCTCAACATGTGCCGCGAAGAACACGAATTTAGCCGGGACGAGTTCCACGGCGTATCTCCGAGAGATCTGGAGAGAAAACTGTACCAAGTGCTGGAGGTGAGGCAGCAGGAAAAGATAAACGAGCTTGAATCAGCTCTAGACTACGCAGTGCAGCAGCTAGAGGAGAAAGAAACAGAGGTTCTGATGTGGAGAGACGCGGCACGCCTCGTTGCTCAGCACCTTCCCGCCTTCGCCGCCATGTCGGCGCAGGTGTGA